The Raphanus sativus cultivar WK10039 unplaced genomic scaffold, ASM80110v3 Scaffold5495, whole genome shotgun sequence genomic sequence CTTGTTCCTCTATCAACCTGTCTGAACCGATCTGCTCATCGATCTCGGTCCTTGCCCTTTTTAATACTTCTGGATGGTTCAACAAGTTGGCCATCGCCCATTCTAACGTTCCTCCTGATGTATCAGTCCCGGCAATTATCATAACCTAATACAAATTAGAACgtagttaaataaaaatacacaaacccTTACCAAAACGTTACTAGTTTGCTTCCTTGTTACTTACGACTATGATTCCTTTGATGATAACATCTGTGTAGTAATCAGGCTGAGTTTCTTGGAGAGAAAGCAAGTGATCGATCATAGTGTTGCCCTTTACTTTCTCCGCACGTTTCTCGTCCACCAGGCTCTGCAAGAACCCGTCGACCCGACCAGCTAGCTCTTTCACTTGCTTCTCGTAACTCGTCATCCAACGAAGGATCGGGAAATAGTCTGCCACGTTTCCAGCGCCGCTGCTCACAGATACCTCGGCGATCAACTGCCTCACGTGACTTGCCTCGTCGTCGTCCTCTGTTCCATCGCCGTAGAATCTCTTTCCGGCCACCATTCTAAGGATGTTGTTGATAGTCAAGCTCATAAACAATGGTCCCATCTCCACCTTGGCATATTCCTGAAGTACATTTGTTAAATTCAAATGGTTACATTTAGTTTTAATTGACTGTTGtaagtatattattaattactgttgatattatttatttatttaacctgATTACCAAAAAAGTATATGATAAATTTTACGGTAGATATCATAAATagtattttctgattttttgtcACAAAAGTAACATTCAAAcatttagcaaaaaataaaaataaagtaacatTCATATAGAAAAATCCTCAAAGTAgcatttatttattaataaaaacactAAATTATCCTATATTCTAAATCCTAATTAAACCCTAAGGCTAATTTTATTGCCTAaatactaaaatctaaaatgttATCATTAAacccataatttttttaaaacgtatttattttttttagttaatgttattttgttgatttttctaaattttatcttgacatgtttctttttcttagaAAGAAAAAGGTAATTATTATTACCTTCATTTGTCAAGGTCACGCTAGATCCGAATAaactaagagagagagagagagacagaggaGGTACCAAAGGTGTTTCGAACACTTGAGCCCAAGTGGAAATAAAATAACCGCAACCAACTGGACCAGATTCGCTTTGGTGGGTTTACGTGTTTACAAAAGTATCTATAATATATAatgcaaataatttttttttataaaccgtGATTAAGATTGAATGGCACATACTTGTTGAGGGTTTTTAGACAGGGATAATATCAGCCGTCGGATCTCGTCTTTACGGATGGATAAGAAGCTATTGAGTCTATGAGACGAGAATATCTCAATAGTGCCAATACGACGGAGGTTGCGCCAGCTGTCTCCATAAGCCGAACCAACCATGGTGGTTGAGTTGTACCCGATGTATTTTCCGACGATAAACTCCGGCCTGTTAGCTAAAACTACGTCGTTCTTGGTGAAGCATTCCTCCGCGACTGAGTGAGAAGAAACCACAAAAACGAGACGTGTGCCGAGGCGGAGGGAGAAAATGGAAGCGCCGCCTAGTgatttggagagagagagaaacgtACGGTGTAGCGGCAGTTTTAGGAGGTGGAGATGTCCGATAACCGGAAATGGTCGAGTTGGACTCGGTGGTAGGTTTAGTCTGCGCCTCCGTGTTCTCAACAAGAGCTTcaaagaaaagaagaggaagaggagagatAGGATGAAGTAGAAAGTTTCCATTATTGAGTTTGCTTTCTATATTTGTTAAGTTTATTACAAAACACAAGTGCTTAAGCAGGTTTTATAGTGACAGTGagcaataaaatataatattttcacaaCAACTAGTTGCACTGAAGAGGATAATTCATAATTATCTTTTTGCAAGAAAGTGAAAAAAGAGTAAAAGATAAGAGTTTTGGACCTTTTGGTTACGTCACTGCCTACTATATCAAAATGGGAGTAGGAGACGGGGGCTGCTGATATCATTAGCTCATGTGATGTGGTCATAGCATATGCACATGACACGTGCGAACTATCATGTGATGGGTTTGACGTCATTGCATGTGTCACAATATATTTGTCGTTATTAAATGACGTCTACCAAACATTTTGAAAACCTTTATACAAAATCTAGTAAGGCTGAGTCTTGCTCTAGAGAATGTACGAGCCTTCGGACAATGAGACGAGATTATGACGATGGAGTTTATGAACAAGAATTAGAAGCATCTAAAATCTTATCAACAATGGGACGAGCTCTACACATAACTTCCAACGATGTAGCTCTGCGCATTGTGATTCCTTTTTCAGTTTCCCTCATGTCCACATATTCTTCCCCAGCTCTCTCCCACTCGAAACACTGGACCAACGAACCCAAAGCCAATGTTACTAGCCGCTGAGCTAGCCCTAATCCAGGACAAGCTCGTCTTCCTATCCCAAATGACATCAACTTTTTATCTTCCCCTTCTTTCTCAAACCTCTCTGGCTTGAACTTTTCTGGTTCTTCCCACCAATAAGATTGTGTCACGTGGGACATCATACCCTGCCACCATGCAATCTTCTCTGACACTATGCTCTGGAGATAAGGAAGTTTTACAATGTCTTGTTCTTCTATTAACCGGTCTAAACCGATTTTCTCGTCGATCTCGGTCTTTGCCTTTTTTAATACATTTGGATGGTTCAACAAGTTCGACATGGCCCATTCTAACGTTGCTGCTGATGTATCAGTCCCGGCTAATATCATAAcctatcaaaaattaaaatcacttaaataacaaaaaataaccTTAGCTAACTGTTAATCTATTATTGTTGTGAAAGCAACCGATCTATCATGATTTTACCCTTTACTTTCTCCGCACGTTTCTCATCCACTAT encodes the following:
- the LOC130507734 gene encoding cytochrome P450 81D11-like, which encodes MILAGTDTSAATLEWAMSNLLNHPNVLKKAKTEIDEKIGLDRLIEEQDIVKLPYLQSIVSEKIAWWQGMMSHVTQSYWWEEPEKFKPERFEKEGEDKKLMSFGIGRRACPGLGLAQRLVTLALGSLVQCFEWERAGEEYVDMRETEKGITMRRATSLEVMCRARPIVDKILDASNSCS
- the LOC130507733 gene encoding cytochrome P450 81D11-like: METFYFILSLLFLFFSLKLLLRTRRRRLNLPPSPTRPFPVIGHLHLLKLPLHRTFLSLSKSLGGASIFSLRLGTRLVFVVSSHSVAEECFTKNDVVLANRPEFIVGKYIGYNSTTMVGSAYGDSWRNLRRIGTIEIFSSHRLNSFLSIRKDEIRRLILSLSKNPQQEYAKVEMGPLFMSLTINNILRMVAGKRFYGDGTEDDDEASHVRQLIAEVSVSSGAGNVADYFPILRWMTSYEKQVKELAGRVDGFLQSLVDEKRAEKVKGNTMIDHLLSLQETQPDYYTDVIIKGIIVVMIIAGTDTSGGTLEWAMANLLNHPEVLKRARTEIDEQIGSDRLIEE